In Terriglobales bacterium, the following proteins share a genomic window:
- a CDS encoding glutamate formiminotransferase — translation MSTLVECVPNFSEGRDKAKVEAIVEAMKVPGVYLLDREMDADHN, via the coding sequence ATGTCCACGCTGGTCGAATGCGTGCCCAACTTCTCCGAGGGCCGGGACAAGGCCAAGGTCGAGGCCATCGTCGAGGCCATGAAGGTCCCCGGGGTGTACCTGCTCGACCGCGAGATGGACGCCGACCACAACC